The genomic DNA TCGGCCTCCTGCACGCCAGGGCGGAAGTACAGGGCGCGCCACGCCGCCAGCAGGATGCGCTGGTCGTACGGGAAATCGAGTTCCGGCGCGCGGCTCGGCCGTTCGACCGGCGTGACCGTACGCAGATAGGCGAACAGGGCATCCGAGTCGGCACGCGTGACGCGGGTGTATTCGGTGTACGGGAAGGCCGGATACAACAGCGTGCCGTCGCGCGACTTGCCGTTGTGCAGCGCCTGCCAGAAATCATCCGCGCTCCAGGCGCCGATGCCGGTCTTCTCGTCGGGCGTGATGTTGGGGCCGTAGATCGTGCCGAACGGCGTCGGAATGGCGGTGCCTCCGGCATACGCCTGGCCCCCGCGCGCGGTATGGCAGGCCATGCAATTGCCGGCCAGGGCGAGGTAGCGGCCGCGCTCGATGCGCTGCTGCGGATCGGCCGGCGCCTCGGTCGGGCCGGTGCTGGCATCGTCGCGCGTGCCTTGCCAATAGAGAATGCCGACCGCCAACACGGCCAGCGCCAACAGGATGCCGAGGAGTCGCTTCATCAGTTTCATGGCGTGCCCCCTCAACGCTGCGCCTGGCTGCCGCACTCGGCTGGCAGGCGCAGGGAACCGGCCGGTTCGGGCGCATAGTCGTCAGCCACCGGCTGCGACGACAGCCAGGCCGCCAGGGCGCCGATGTCTGCGGGCGTGAGTTTGTGGGCAACGTCGGCCATGCAATCGGGCGCGGCGGCGCGGCGCAGGCCGTTCTTCCAGCTGCCGATCTGCGAGCTGATGTAGTCGCGCGGCAAGCCCAGCAATCCGGGAACGGCCGGCAACAGGCCGCCCAACGAGGCGCCGTGACAGGACGCACAGGCCGGCAGGCTGCGGGCGGCATCGCCGCCGAGCGCCAGCCTGCGGCCGGCTTCCAGCGTGGCGGCGGACACCTCGGCGCGCACCGGCGGCGGATACGGCACGTGCTGCGCCGCGAAGTAGCCGGCCATTTCGTGCAGATAGGCATCCGGCAGGCCCGCCAGCAGGTGCGCCATGGGCCGGTACTGGCGCCGGTCGTCGCGGAAATTGAGCAGTTGGTGGTAGAGGTATTCCTGCGGCTTGCCGGCCAGGCGCGGGTAATAACCGTCGGCGCCGGCGCGGCCCTGCTCGCCGTGACAGGCCGTACAGGCCGCCACCCGGGCCGCCATGGTGCCGGGCTGCAATACCTGGGGCGTGTCCTGGGCCAGCACGGGGGCTGCGGAAAAGGCCACAACGGCGGCGGCCAGAAGCCGGGATTTTGCCCAAAACCGTGGCAGTGAAACACTACGAAAGGAAATGAAGGCTAACATCTAGGGCCAGTTAACACTAAGTCGAACCAACCCCGGAAGCGCATGGCGGCGGGGCGCGTAGATGAATCTCGGTCGTGTGCCGGTGCCCAAGCTTACGCCAGGGGCGGTAAAACGGTACAGGCGCAGATCCGCAGTTTACGGCCATATCAGATGCCGACCCGCCGGCATCCTCCCGGAAAAGCGTGCCACAATCATGTCCATGTTGAAAGTCGTCCTCGTCACCGGCATCTCAGGCTCAGGCAAGTCCGTCGCCCTGCGCATGCTCGAGGACGCCAGCTACACCTGCGTCGACAACCTGCCGGTGCGGTTCCTGACTGAATTCATCGCCAATGCCCGTGACGACGGCCTGGAACGCGTGGCGGTCGCCATCGACGTGCGTTCGCCGGGCGAACTGGCCGAACTGCCGGACGTGGTCACCGCGCTGCGCGCCATGGGAACCAGCCTGCGCGTGGTGTTCCTGGATGCCAGCACCGACACCCTGGTGCAACGCTACTCCGAATC from Achromobacter xylosoxidans includes the following:
- a CDS encoding c-type cytochrome; translated protein: MLAFISFRSVSLPRFWAKSRLLAAAVVAFSAAPVLAQDTPQVLQPGTMAARVAACTACHGEQGRAGADGYYPRLAGKPQEYLYHQLLNFRDDRRQYRPMAHLLAGLPDAYLHEMAGYFAAQHVPYPPPVRAEVSAATLEAGRRLALGGDAARSLPACASCHGASLGGLLPAVPGLLGLPRDYISSQIGSWKNGLRRAAAPDCMADVAHKLTPADIGALAAWLSSQPVADDYAPEPAGSLRLPAECGSQAQR